A DNA window from Sporosarcina sp. ANT_H38 contains the following coding sequences:
- a CDS encoding NUDIX domain-containing protein, with protein MLVFNDVHGGRVELTFGANQNGMSARHVLVVLKHNGKWLLTQHLMRGVEFPGGKAESGETIEEAVVRETIEETGVTITDLVNFAEYIVRSNSTFCKAVFTGKVVEIDENPVLHETGGAIWMTSEELAQCEELSFLMKDTGMEALRGWVEAHEL; from the coding sequence ATGCTTGTTTTCAATGATGTACATGGTGGCCGTGTTGAGCTGACTTTCGGAGCAAATCAAAATGGAATGTCAGCTCGGCACGTCCTTGTTGTACTTAAACATAATGGGAAATGGTTACTTACTCAGCATTTAATGAGAGGTGTTGAATTTCCTGGTGGTAAAGCAGAGTCTGGAGAAACAATCGAGGAAGCAGTTGTTCGTGAAACGATTGAAGAAACAGGCGTGACGATTACGGATCTCGTCAATTTTGCCGAATATATTGTTAGAAGTAACAGCACATTCTGCAAAGCTGTTTTCACCGGAAAAGTTGTGGAAATTGATGAAAACCCAGTACTTCACGAAACTGGAGGGGCAATCTGGATGACTAGTGAAGAACTTGCACAGTGTGAAGAATTAAGTTTCCTTATGAAAGATACAGGAATGGAAGCGTTAAGAGGGTGGGTGGAAGCACATGAATTATGA
- a CDS encoding S9 family peptidase: MNYDGAIIHRRPYPSPNPNVSLEEITYLSDGLKVKGLMAEPIAKGNYEGIIYLRGGIQHVGMVRPARIAQFASQGFVVFAPYYRGNRGGEGRDEFAGADRQDAVNAVDVLKQNPKTNVERIHLFAFSRGGIMALWTAILRDDLTSVVTWAGVSDVIFTYNERKDMRRMMKRVIGGTPNNMPDEYRERTALFRVDEVNVPVLIIHGMLDTNVSFQQAVLLENALRENRKVYETWYFPEYTHFIPPGMNTQLVRDLTSWMKRQGI; the protein is encoded by the coding sequence ATGAATTATGACGGGGCTATTATTCATCGGAGACCGTATCCTTCGCCAAATCCGAACGTGAGTCTTGAAGAAATTACATATTTGTCAGATGGGTTAAAAGTGAAAGGACTTATGGCGGAACCCATTGCAAAAGGGAACTATGAAGGCATCATCTACTTGCGAGGCGGCATACAGCATGTCGGTATGGTTCGTCCTGCTCGAATTGCACAGTTCGCTTCTCAAGGGTTTGTAGTCTTCGCTCCTTATTATCGTGGGAACCGTGGAGGGGAAGGTAGAGACGAGTTTGCTGGGGCAGATCGCCAAGATGCAGTGAATGCTGTTGATGTGCTCAAGCAAAATCCAAAGACCAACGTGGAAAGAATCCACTTGTTTGCCTTTTCAAGAGGAGGCATCATGGCACTCTGGACGGCCATTTTACGGGATGATCTTACATCAGTCGTTACGTGGGCGGGAGTGTCAGATGTCATTTTTACATACAATGAACGGAAAGATATGCGGCGGATGATGAAAAGAGTTATCGGAGGAACACCGAATAATATGCCAGATGAATATCGGGAGAGGACGGCACTTTTTCGGGTAGATGAAGTCAATGTGCCTGTACTTATCATTCATGGGATGCTCGATACGAATGTTTCATTCCAACAGGCTGTATTGTTGGAAAACGCACTGCGTGAAAACAGAAAAGTATACGAAACGTGGTATTTCCCAGAGTATACACATTTCATCCCACCAGGTATGAATACACAGCTAGTACGTGATCTGACCAGTTGGATGAAGAGACAAGGGATATGA
- the pckA gene encoding phosphoenolpyruvate carboxykinase (ATP), which yields MISAKISDDLNKLLSGKNVNIQLSVSQLVEKSISRGEAQLTSDGAITAQTGKYTGRSPKDKYIVEEASSKDKIDWGNVNRPISSEIFDSLYNKVIAHLKAKDELFVFKGFAGADPASRLSIQVVNEFAWHNLFVHQLFIRPTEEELLRHETQFTIVSAPSFKANPAIDGTNSETFIIVSMEKRIVLIGGTEYAGEMKKSIFSIMNYLLPEQGIMPMHCSANVGEDGDVALFFGLSGTGKTTLSADANRKLVGDDEHGWSDTGVFNIEGGCYAKCINLSKEKEPEIFGAIGFGSVLENVVIDPETRIPNYDDGSLTENTRAAYPIQAIDNIVDPSVAGHPKTIVFLTADAFGVLPPISKLTKEQAMYHFLSGFTSKLAGTERGITSPEATFSTCFGSPFLPLPATVYAEMLGKKIDEHDAQVFLVNTGWTGGVYGVGKRMELKYTRAMVRAALAGKLNNVETETNGVFGLEMPTSIEGVPTEVLNPRNAWTDGDAYDLKAKELANMFRTNFKKFGTVSDDITLKGGPIA from the coding sequence ATGATATCTGCAAAAATTAGCGATGACCTTAACAAACTTCTTTCTGGAAAAAACGTGAATATTCAACTTTCAGTTTCACAACTTGTTGAAAAATCAATTTCACGCGGTGAAGCTCAACTGACATCAGACGGAGCGATTACAGCTCAGACAGGAAAGTATACAGGTCGTTCACCTAAGGACAAATACATTGTCGAGGAAGCGTCCTCCAAAGACAAAATCGATTGGGGCAACGTCAATCGTCCAATCTCTTCCGAAATATTCGATTCACTATATAATAAAGTAATTGCCCATTTAAAAGCAAAAGATGAGCTGTTCGTCTTCAAAGGTTTTGCTGGCGCAGATCCGGCGTCACGTCTATCCATTCAAGTTGTGAATGAATTCGCATGGCATAACCTGTTTGTTCACCAGTTGTTCATCCGCCCAACTGAAGAAGAGCTGTTAAGGCACGAAACACAATTCACAATTGTATCAGCTCCTTCATTTAAAGCGAATCCTGCAATTGATGGTACAAATTCAGAGACATTCATTATTGTATCAATGGAAAAACGTATTGTTCTCATTGGCGGAACTGAATACGCTGGAGAAATGAAAAAATCAATCTTTTCAATCATGAACTACTTACTTCCTGAACAAGGAATTATGCCTATGCACTGTTCAGCAAACGTCGGTGAAGACGGTGACGTTGCATTATTCTTCGGTCTATCTGGAACAGGCAAAACGACACTTTCAGCAGATGCTAACCGTAAATTAGTTGGAGATGATGAGCACGGCTGGTCAGATACTGGCGTATTTAACATCGAAGGCGGCTGCTACGCAAAATGTATTAATTTATCAAAAGAAAAAGAACCTGAAATATTCGGCGCAATCGGTTTCGGTTCCGTTTTAGAAAACGTTGTTATCGACCCAGAAACACGCATTCCTAATTACGATGACGGTTCACTTACAGAAAACACGCGTGCAGCTTATCCGATCCAAGCAATTGATAACATCGTCGATCCTTCGGTTGCTGGTCATCCGAAAACAATTGTTTTCTTGACGGCAGATGCGTTTGGTGTACTTCCTCCAATCTCAAAATTAACGAAAGAGCAAGCAATGTATCACTTCCTAAGCGGTTTCACATCGAAACTTGCTGGAACTGAGCGTGGTATCACATCACCTGAAGCAACATTCTCAACATGCTTCGGCTCACCATTCCTTCCGCTACCGGCGACAGTATACGCTGAAATGCTTGGAAAGAAAATCGATGAACATGATGCACAAGTTTTCCTTGTCAACACAGGCTGGACTGGTGGCGTTTATGGCGTTGGCAAACGTATGGAACTTAAATACACGCGCGCTATGGTACGTGCAGCACTTGCCGGGAAATTAAATAACGTTGAAACAGAAACAAACGGCGTATTCGGTCTTGAAATGCCGACATCCATTGAAGGCGTTCCTACAGAAGTGTTGAACCCACGCAATGCATGGACTGACGGAGACGCTTATGATCTAAAAGCTAAAGAATTGGCAAACATGTTCCGTACGAACTTCAAGAAATTCGGTACAGTATCTGATGATATTACGCTTAAAGGCGGACCAATTGCATAA
- the metK gene encoding methionine adenosyltransferase: MTNRRLFTSESVTEGHPDKMCDQISDAILDAILAEDPNARVACETTITTGLVLVAGEITTTTYVDIPKVVRETVKEIGYVRAKYGFDWETSAVLTAIDEQSADIAAGVDQALEAREGSMTEDELEAIGAGDQGLMFGYACNETPELMPLPISLAHKLSFRLAQVRKDETLTYLRPDGKTQVTVEYDENNKPVRIDTIVISAQHHPETSLEQIQRDIKEFVINPVVPENLIDEDTKYFINPTGRFVIGGPQGDAGLTGRKIIVDTYGGYARHGGGAFSGKDATKVDRSASYAARYVAKNIVAAGLADRCEVQLAYAIGVAQPVSISIDTFGTGTVEESKLVELTRGLFDLRPAGIIKMLDLRRPIYKQTAAYGHFGRTDIDLPWEHTDKAKELKELAAK, encoded by the coding sequence ATGACAAACCGTAGACTTTTTACTTCAGAATCGGTAACTGAAGGACATCCAGACAAAATGTGTGACCAAATTTCGGATGCTATTTTAGATGCCATATTGGCAGAAGACCCGAATGCACGTGTTGCATGTGAAACGACAATTACAACAGGACTTGTCCTAGTTGCAGGGGAAATTACGACGACGACATATGTCGATATTCCGAAAGTTGTCCGTGAAACTGTTAAAGAAATTGGCTATGTACGTGCAAAATACGGGTTCGATTGGGAAACATCTGCAGTTCTTACTGCAATCGATGAACAATCAGCTGACATTGCTGCAGGCGTTGACCAGGCACTTGAAGCGCGTGAAGGTTCAATGACAGAAGATGAACTTGAAGCGATTGGAGCAGGTGACCAAGGTTTGATGTTCGGTTATGCTTGCAATGAAACACCGGAACTAATGCCGTTACCAATTAGCTTAGCCCACAAATTATCATTCCGACTTGCACAAGTGCGCAAAGATGAAACACTTACGTATTTACGCCCGGATGGAAAAACGCAAGTCACTGTTGAATATGATGAAAACAATAAGCCCGTACGAATTGATACAATTGTTATCTCAGCGCAACATCACCCTGAAACATCTCTTGAACAAATTCAGCGTGATATTAAAGAATTCGTTATCAATCCTGTCGTACCAGAGAACTTGATTGACGAAGACACAAAGTACTTCATTAACCCAACTGGCCGTTTCGTAATAGGGGGGCCACAAGGAGATGCGGGTCTAACTGGCCGTAAAATCATCGTCGATACATACGGTGGTTACGCGCGTCATGGCGGCGGCGCGTTTTCAGGGAAAGATGCGACTAAAGTGGACCGTTCAGCTTCATATGCGGCTCGTTATGTTGCGAAGAACATCGTCGCTGCAGGACTTGCAGACCGTTGTGAAGTCCAACTTGCTTATGCAATCGGTGTAGCACAACCCGTCTCTATTTCTATCGATACGTTTGGAACAGGTACAGTCGAGGAAAGCAAACTTGTTGAACTTACGCGAGGACTGTTTGACCTTCGTCCAGCAGGTATCATAAAAATGCTTGATCTACGTCGTCCAATATACAAACAAACGGCTGCGTACGGTCACTTCGGCCGCACAGATATCGATCTGCCATGGGAACATACAGACAAAGCTAAAGAATTAAAAGAACTGGCTGCGAAGTAA
- a CDS encoding gamma carbonic anhydrase family protein, with amino-acid sequence MIYPYNGKTPVIDPSVFIGDYTTISGDVTIGPESTIWFNTVIRGDVSPTIIGRKVNIQDLCCLHQSPQFPLIIEDEVTIGHQVTLHSCTVRKGALIGMGSIILDGAEIGEGAFIGAGSLVPPGKKIPPNMLALGSPAKVVRELNDADRADMERVVREYAEKGQYYKSLQK; translated from the coding sequence ATGATTTATCCTTATAACGGAAAAACACCGGTAATTGATCCGTCTGTCTTCATTGGCGATTACACAACGATTTCAGGAGATGTGACGATAGGTCCCGAATCGACAATTTGGTTCAATACGGTAATCCGCGGTGACGTATCGCCGACAATTATTGGACGAAAAGTAAATATTCAAGACTTGTGTTGCCTTCATCAGAGTCCGCAGTTCCCGCTTATTATTGAAGACGAAGTAACAATCGGACACCAAGTAACGCTGCATAGTTGCACGGTGAGAAAAGGAGCACTTATCGGCATGGGTTCCATTATTTTGGACGGTGCTGAAATTGGCGAGGGCGCATTCATTGGCGCAGGCAGTCTGGTACCACCTGGTAAGAAGATTCCCCCGAATATGCTGGCGCTTGGGTCTCCAGCAAAAGTTGTGCGTGAGCTAAATGACGCAGATCGCGCAGATATGGAGAGGGTTGTTCGGGAATACGCAGAAAAAGGACAATACTATAAGAGCCTGCAAAAATAA
- a CDS encoding alpha/beta hydrolase — protein MWKWEAEGQPKAVVAIVHNVYEHHSRNAWLIQKLRNSGFHVVTGDLPGHGVGGGGEIHDEQFTTYAKYVEKLIAVGLDDNLPLFILGHGMGATFVMRLLQRKKIECAGVVFSSPWLALRHQPPKFSSVLTKFSSSMKLNHKIDIEMLTRNSDLYEEAKQDDFYTAESTVAWYKELQAFMKLVVQNERSIHDIPVLMHIAEDDKISDIALAKKWLIRQELSEFQYKQWKRLYHDVYQEPEREEVYLYTESFMNNVLRSLGYVV, from the coding sequence ATGTGGAAATGGGAAGCTGAGGGTCAGCCGAAAGCAGTCGTGGCCATCGTCCATAATGTGTACGAACATCATAGTAGAAATGCATGGCTAATTCAGAAACTTCGAAACAGCGGCTTTCACGTCGTTACAGGTGATTTACCTGGACATGGTGTAGGAGGCGGAGGAGAAATCCATGATGAACAATTTACTACATACGCTAAATACGTGGAGAAATTAATAGCAGTCGGTCTCGATGATAATTTACCTTTGTTCATTTTAGGACATGGAATGGGTGCTACCTTCGTGATGCGTCTATTACAGCGAAAGAAAATAGAATGCGCAGGGGTTGTTTTCAGCTCTCCATGGTTAGCGTTGCGTCATCAGCCGCCTAAATTTTCGAGCGTATTGACAAAATTCTCGTCATCCATGAAATTGAATCATAAGATTGACATTGAGATGTTAACACGCAATAGTGATTTATATGAAGAAGCAAAGCAAGATGACTTTTATACAGCTGAAAGCACCGTAGCCTGGTACAAAGAGTTACAGGCATTCATGAAATTGGTGGTTCAGAATGAAAGAAGTATTCATGATATACCAGTACTTATGCATATTGCAGAAGATGATAAAATCTCAGATATAGCACTCGCTAAGAAATGGTTAATCCGACAGGAGCTTTCTGAGTTTCAATATAAGCAATGGAAACGGTTGTATCATGACGTTTATCAAGAACCGGAGCGTGAGGAAGTTTACTTATATACGGAATCATTTATGAATAATGTGCTAAGATCACTCGGATATGTCGTATGA
- a CDS encoding histidine phosphatase family protein: protein MFTITIIGFVRHGVTAWNKEGRAQGSTDVPLDEEGIQMAHRVAERLSGEQWDVIYTSPLIRAAKTAEIIADSMPTIRLLSDNRLRESGGGLVEGMTENERVKKWGHSWKKLELGFEPQEEIILRGLEFIKEMKELHPDKRILVVSHGGFIGRLIKELVPYKDLTVDLQNTSITIIKLQEDRNLCELFNCIKHLQIVD, encoded by the coding sequence GTGTTTACGATTACGATAATTGGATTTGTACGTCATGGTGTTACCGCGTGGAACAAAGAAGGTAGAGCGCAAGGGAGTACAGATGTCCCACTTGACGAAGAAGGAATTCAGATGGCGCACCGTGTAGCGGAAAGGCTTTCCGGCGAACAATGGGATGTTATTTACACAAGTCCTTTAATTCGTGCTGCAAAAACAGCTGAAATCATCGCGGACAGTATGCCTACTATCCGTCTCTTATCAGACAATCGCCTGCGGGAATCAGGTGGCGGCTTGGTTGAAGGAATGACGGAAAATGAGCGGGTAAAAAAATGGGGGCACTCGTGGAAAAAGCTCGAACTCGGTTTCGAACCCCAGGAGGAAATTATTTTACGTGGGCTTGAATTCATAAAGGAAATGAAAGAATTGCATCCTGATAAACGAATCTTAGTTGTCAGTCATGGTGGATTTATTGGTCGATTGATAAAAGAGCTTGTTCCTTACAAAGATTTAACTGTAGACTTGCAAAACACATCAATCACTATTATTAAACTGCAAGAAGATAGAAACCTATGCGAGTTGTTTAATTGTATTAAGCATTTACAAATTGTTGATTGA
- a CDS encoding methyl-accepting chemotaxis protein translates to MKSIRTKIVLGTFLLFFISITLIYVVVSMQMEKNATENILNNSKVTVEEMNHSILNFLMQYENALGILAENSSVIDYIDTQTGKEDMTDLLDKGMHDAFSTYKNQLTETEAIYFGFENKHTKLVGDTPPPVGYDPTSRGWYQLAKENQGQIVWSDPYVDAFTGGYVITVAKGIMKNGEFVGAIGADLLLTSLSDRIGKTDPGFDGYQFIYDAAGVAVVHPVTQGESSIEEKQVASMYAEGNKDGIMEFSENGRKKIGVYKTVDSFNWKIGAVYDVATIKGSVTAAQNTIILISLTTEVAVIIILWLLISQLIRPLYALQSAMDEMADGNLSAYADVKSKDEFGQLANNFNAMTSKVRDVIMLVNRSVDEVRLAAESLSASAEETNAVSEQMAGAIDDIASGATKSAHDTEDVTQTVDQLSTQLIGIQEKVGIMTDIASETEEVNKSGLSQVNQLQSSFDSWKSNLQSMADVIGELETKVGAIGVVMETITQISTQTNLLALNASIEAARAGEHGKGFAVVADEVRILAEQSARATEKVKATVQELQNGSRQVSVQMRETGETFEEQGKVVQATQITFGDISGLMNKLEQSISSVYDEVNIVVEHKETVMQTIETMAATAEETAAASEEISASTDEQLRAIREVAQSADTLSGLSDQLHVAINHFKVQ, encoded by the coding sequence ATGAAATCGATTCGCACAAAAATTGTATTAGGCACTTTTCTACTATTTTTCATTTCAATCACATTAATTTACGTGGTTGTCAGCATGCAAATGGAGAAAAATGCTACTGAAAATATACTGAACAACAGCAAAGTAACTGTTGAGGAAATGAATCATTCCATTCTGAATTTCCTTATGCAGTATGAAAATGCGTTAGGGATTTTAGCCGAAAATAGTAGTGTCATTGATTATATCGATACGCAAACTGGTAAAGAAGATATGACAGATCTTCTTGATAAAGGTATGCACGATGCATTTTCTACATATAAAAATCAACTAACTGAAACTGAGGCTATCTATTTCGGGTTTGAAAATAAACACACAAAACTTGTTGGAGATACGCCTCCGCCTGTTGGGTATGATCCAACCTCGCGGGGATGGTATCAATTAGCGAAAGAAAATCAAGGTCAAATCGTCTGGTCGGATCCCTATGTGGACGCATTTACAGGTGGCTATGTTATTACAGTTGCAAAGGGGATCATGAAAAATGGTGAATTTGTTGGTGCAATTGGCGCCGATCTCTTGTTGACATCACTTTCAGACCGCATCGGTAAAACGGATCCAGGATTCGATGGTTATCAGTTCATTTACGACGCGGCGGGTGTAGCAGTCGTTCATCCCGTTACGCAAGGTGAAAGCAGTATCGAAGAAAAGCAGGTTGCCTCCATGTATGCCGAAGGGAACAAGGATGGAATAATGGAGTTTAGTGAAAATGGTCGAAAAAAGATAGGTGTATATAAGACAGTTGATAGTTTTAACTGGAAAATAGGGGCGGTCTATGATGTGGCTACCATTAAGGGCTCTGTCACTGCTGCACAAAATACAATTATACTCATTTCGCTTACTACTGAAGTAGCAGTCATTATAATTTTATGGCTATTAATTTCGCAGCTTATTAGGCCACTGTATGCACTTCAATCCGCGATGGATGAAATGGCTGATGGAAACCTAAGCGCATATGCGGACGTTAAATCTAAAGATGAATTTGGGCAACTAGCCAACAATTTTAATGCGATGACTTCAAAAGTTCGTGACGTTATTATGCTTGTTAATCGTTCTGTAGATGAAGTTCGCCTAGCAGCTGAAAGCTTGAGTGCCTCTGCAGAAGAGACAAATGCCGTTAGTGAGCAGATGGCTGGAGCGATCGATGACATTGCATCGGGTGCAACGAAATCTGCACATGATACAGAAGATGTGACGCAAACAGTCGACCAACTAAGCACACAACTCATTGGGATTCAAGAAAAAGTGGGTATCATGACTGACATTGCGTCGGAAACGGAAGAAGTCAATAAAAGCGGGCTCAGCCAAGTCAATCAGCTTCAATCATCATTTGATAGTTGGAAGTCGAATTTGCAATCGATGGCAGATGTCATTGGAGAATTGGAAACAAAAGTAGGCGCAATCGGAGTTGTCATGGAAACGATTACCCAAATTTCTACGCAAACGAACTTGTTAGCGCTCAATGCGAGTATTGAAGCTGCACGTGCAGGCGAACATGGTAAAGGCTTTGCAGTCGTTGCTGATGAAGTGAGGATACTCGCTGAACAATCTGCACGCGCAACAGAGAAAGTAAAAGCAACCGTTCAAGAACTTCAAAATGGCTCTCGTCAAGTTTCCGTGCAAATGAGAGAAACCGGGGAGACATTCGAGGAACAAGGTAAAGTTGTGCAAGCTACACAAATTACGTTTGGAGATATTTCTGGACTCATGAACAAGCTAGAACAATCAATCAGTAGTGTCTATGATGAAGTAAATATAGTTGTCGAACATAAAGAAACGGTCATGCAGACGATTGAAACAATGGCGGCGACAGCTGAGGAAACGGCGGCAGCAAGTGAAGAAATCAGTGCATCGACAGACGAGCAGCTTCGTGCAATCCGTGAAGTAGCACAATCCGCGGATACTTTGTCGGGCTTAAGTGACCAGTTGCACGTCGCAATAAACCATTTCAAAGTACAATAA
- the lepB gene encoding signal peptidase I: protein MKEGGKSELISWIQSLAIAFVIAIVIRQFLFTPVVVSGQSMQPTFENDNKVVISKIFKIERFDMIVFHAPDSEDDFIKRVIGLPGDVVLMNNDKLYVNGVEYEEDYVQANKAEIFEGQKLTQDFEVEVPEGSLFVLGDNRRNSTDSRIIGFIDEKSVVGSVKFRFYPFREMGIPK from the coding sequence ATGAAGGAAGGCGGTAAAAGTGAGCTCATTTCGTGGATACAATCATTAGCAATTGCATTTGTCATTGCAATTGTCATACGTCAATTTTTATTTACACCAGTTGTCGTCTCTGGTCAATCGATGCAGCCGACTTTTGAAAATGATAATAAAGTAGTCATTTCTAAAATTTTCAAGATTGAACGATTTGACATGATTGTTTTCCATGCACCGGATTCAGAAGACGATTTCATTAAGCGGGTAATTGGTCTTCCCGGGGATGTCGTCCTCATGAACAACGATAAGCTTTATGTAAATGGTGTGGAGTATGAAGAGGACTATGTGCAAGCGAATAAAGCTGAAATTTTTGAAGGGCAAAAGTTAACACAAGACTTCGAAGTGGAAGTACCAGAAGGCTCTTTATTCGTGCTAGGTGATAACCGAAGAAACAGTACAGATAGCAGAATCATCGGATTTATCGACGAAAAATCAGTCGTTGGTTCAGTGAAGTTTAGGTTCTATCCATTTCGTGAAATGGGAATACCGAAATGA
- a CDS encoding uridine kinase, giving the protein MKNHSKRSTLIGIDGLGGSGKSMYAYQLQRQLEGSLILHLDDFVHKKEVRYNENYEEWYCYYHLQWRYDYLIQKILLPLKSGLDVKETIEVYNRETNSYMLREIEIPVGTSVIVEGVFLQRPELRPYFETVIYLEVDKETRLKRISDRDIYIGNKEEIAIKYEQRYFPAEEKYIEQCKPLALADIVEIEVKEGLL; this is encoded by the coding sequence ATGAAAAATCACTCTAAGCGTTCCACTCTCATTGGAATTGATGGTCTTGGCGGATCGGGAAAATCGATGTATGCCTATCAATTGCAGCGACAGTTAGAGGGCTCATTGATCTTGCACCTTGATGATTTTGTACACAAAAAGGAAGTTCGTTATAACGAGAATTATGAAGAATGGTATTGCTATTATCATTTACAATGGCGGTATGATTATTTAATACAAAAAATACTGCTACCATTGAAAAGTGGTTTGGATGTGAAGGAAACAATCGAAGTCTATAACAGAGAAACTAACAGTTATATGCTACGGGAAATTGAAATCCCAGTGGGAACATCAGTAATCGTTGAAGGGGTTTTTCTACAACGCCCTGAACTGAGACCGTATTTTGAAACAGTAATCTATCTAGAGGTGGATAAAGAGACGAGGTTAAAACGTATCTCAGATAGGGACATTTATATAGGGAATAAGGAAGAAATCGCTATAAAGTATGAACAACGGTATTTTCCCGCGGAGGAAAAGTATATAGAACAATGTAAACCGTTAGCCTTGGCAGATATAGTTGAAATTGAAGTGAAAGAGGGGCTACTATGA
- a CDS encoding GNAT family N-acetyltransferase → MTFPILTTQRLRLAEVEPEHATALFTIFANPEVVKYYGMDPMFELAQAEKIIGHFKSTYETKRGMRWAIIIKDGNQFVGTIGLNNLALGMKKAEVGFEIHPDFWRSGITSEALHAVLDYSFEELGLHRMGAVTFPANGASIGLLKKNGFVEEGKLRSYLFQNGDSHDAMIFSILHTDWNLNQ, encoded by the coding sequence ATGACATTTCCAATTTTAACTACGCAACGACTTCGATTGGCTGAAGTGGAACCTGAACATGCGACTGCACTATTCACCATTTTTGCTAACCCCGAAGTAGTTAAGTATTACGGCATGGATCCAATGTTCGAGTTGGCTCAGGCGGAAAAAATTATTGGGCATTTTAAAAGTACTTATGAAACAAAAAGGGGAATGCGCTGGGCGATTATCATAAAAGACGGGAACCAGTTTGTAGGCACAATTGGATTGAATAACTTGGCGCTCGGTATGAAAAAAGCTGAAGTCGGTTTTGAAATACACCCTGACTTTTGGAGAAGTGGTATTACTTCGGAGGCACTGCATGCAGTATTGGATTATTCGTTTGAAGAACTTGGATTACATCGCATGGGGGCAGTCACATTTCCGGCAAATGGTGCATCGATAGGGCTTCTGAAGAAAAATGGCTTCGTTGAAGAAGGAAAGTTAAGAAGTTATTTATTCCAAAATGGAGATTCCCACGATGCGATGATATTTTCAATCCTGCATACTGATTGGAATCTAAACCAGTAA